From a region of the Candidatus Nezhaarchaeales archaeon genome:
- a CDS encoding SPFH domain-containing protein, protein MPQPLTVTVIGLFTVLALLFILASCIKVVKEYERAVIFRLGRLLGAKGPGIFFIIPGVDKFFKVDLRVLAADVPKQRVVTKDNVSVDVDAVVYYRVFDPVKAVTTVTDYNTACQLLSQTTLRDVLGQVELDELLTKREELNKRLQTILDVATDPWGIKVASVTIKDVSLPETMLRAMAKQAEAERERRARVIVAEGELQASKIMAEAARQYENLPIGLRLRELQTLTEIARERNMIIVTPTTATQIGEVIGIARGVQQERK, encoded by the coding sequence TTGCCTCAACCTTTAACCGTCACCGTCATCGGTTTATTCACCGTTTTAGCGTTACTATTCATACTAGCCTCCTGTATAAAGGTGGTTAAGGAGTATGAGCGCGCCGTTATATTTAGGCTTGGAAGGCTATTAGGCGCTAAGGGTCCCGGTATCTTCTTCATAATACCCGGGGTCGATAAGTTCTTTAAGGTTGACCTTAGGGTTCTAGCGGCCGACGTACCTAAGCAGCGTGTCGTAACTAAGGATAACGTAAGCGTAGATGTAGACGCCGTCGTATACTATAGGGTCTTCGACCCGGTGAAGGCGGTTACCACGGTAACAGATTATAATACCGCTTGCCAATTACTATCGCAAACAACGCTAAGAGACGTACTCGGCCAGGTGGAGCTCGATGAGCTATTAACTAAGCGTGAAGAACTTAATAAGAGGCTTCAAACCATACTCGACGTAGCTACAGACCCTTGGGGCATTAAGGTTGCATCGGTAACCATTAAGGACGTAAGCCTACCGGAAACCATGCTTAGGGCGATGGCGAAGCAGGCTGAAGCTGAAAGGGAGCGTCGAGCTAGAGTAATAGTCGCCGAAGGAGAGCTTCAAGCCTCAAAAATCATGGCTGAAGCGGCTAGACAGTACGAAAACCTACCCATAGGGTTAAGGCTTCGGGAGCTTCAAACGTTAACGGAGATAGCGCGTGAACGCAACATGATAATAGTGACGCCGACAACCGCGACGCAAATAGGCGAAGTAATAGGGATAGCTAGAGGCGTACAGCAAGAGCGGAAGTAG
- a CDS encoding macro domain-containing protein — protein MGEGGVEVKVGDITVKTVLNDITEVRVEAIVNAANSLMVMGGGVAGAIKRKAGEEVEREAIRKAPVPVGEAIATGAGRLKAKYVIHAPTMPRPAMATDLEAVRKATRAALRLANQLKVESVAFPALGAGVGGLRVRDVARVMGDEVKNAINQGLKLKKILFVARSEEALREMEAALRDSLKP, from the coding sequence GTGGGTGAGGGTGGAGTGGAGGTTAAAGTTGGAGATATTACCGTTAAAACGGTGTTAAACGACATTACCGAAGTAAGGGTGGAAGCTATAGTTAACGCCGCTAACTCCCTAATGGTGATGGGCGGAGGCGTAGCTGGAGCAATAAAGAGGAAGGCGGGTGAAGAAGTGGAGCGTGAAGCCATTAGGAAGGCGCCGGTACCCGTCGGTGAAGCCATAGCTACTGGAGCCGGTAGGCTTAAGGCTAAGTACGTAATACACGCTCCAACCATGCCGAGGCCGGCCATGGCCACCGACCTAGAGGCCGTTAGGAAGGCTACGAGGGCCGCTTTAAGGTTAGCTAACCAGTTAAAGGTTGAAAGCGTAGCCTTCCCAGCTTTAGGCGCCGGGGTTGGAGGTTTAAGAGTTAGGGACGTGGCTAGGGTTATGGGTGACGAGGTAAAGAACGCGATCAATCAAGGGTTAAAACTTAAGAAGATACTCTTCGTAGCTAGGTCCGAGGAGGCGTTAAGAGAGATGGAAGCAGCGTTAAGGGACTCGTTAAAACCGTGA